Proteins from a single region of Candidatus Dormiibacterota bacterium:
- a CDS encoding cysteine--tRNA ligase: AIPVQIELIKLLLQKEFAYIAEQAIYFDVSKLSDYGKLSGQKLGEKEIGARSEVVVDSQKRNPQDFALWFFTVGHHAGHTMNWPSPWGNGFPGWHLECSAIIHQHLGETIDIHTGGVDHIGTHHTNEIAQSEAAFAKPLANFWLHNEFLQIEGKKIAKSGGKFNTLSDLKAKGFSPMAYRLLLLQAHYRSQQNFTVEALEAAQSFLCKLEAWADLRFEQIEPVNDDNLDRRLDEVKENITDALGDDLNTPKVLATISKLVSYMDGSGIVPSKHQGFTELLAHIDACLGLGLSHREDITEAQSKLMHKREEARLAGEYGESDKIRNQLAKDGLVINDTPYGPRWHRE, encoded by the coding sequence GGCCATCCCGGTCCAAATCGAGCTTATTAAGTTGCTGCTGCAAAAGGAGTTTGCCTACATTGCAGAGCAAGCCATCTACTTCGACGTATCCAAGCTTAGCGATTATGGCAAACTTTCAGGGCAAAAGCTGGGCGAAAAAGAAATAGGTGCCCGTAGTGAGGTAGTGGTAGATAGCCAGAAGCGCAACCCGCAAGATTTTGCACTCTGGTTCTTTACCGTTGGCCACCACGCCGGGCACACCATGAACTGGCCAAGCCCCTGGGGTAATGGATTCCCTGGCTGGCACCTGGAGTGCTCCGCCATAATCCATCAGCATCTCGGTGAAACTATCGATATCCATACTGGAGGAGTCGACCATATCGGCACCCATCATACTAATGAGATAGCTCAATCAGAAGCAGCTTTTGCAAAGCCACTTGCAAACTTTTGGCTGCATAATGAGTTTCTCCAGATCGAGGGTAAGAAAATAGCTAAATCAGGTGGCAAGTTTAATACTCTTTCCGACTTAAAGGCAAAAGGCTTTAGCCCAATGGCATACCGCCTGCTCCTCCTGCAAGCACATTATCGCTCGCAACAGAACTTTACAGTTGAGGCTCTGGAAGCGGCCCAAAGCTTTCTGTGTAAATTGGAAGCCTGGGCAGACTTACGGTTCGAGCAGATAGAGCCAGTTAATGACGATAACCTCGATCGGCGCCTGGATGAAGTAAAAGAAAATATTACAGATGCCCTAGGCGACGACCTTAATACCCCTAAAGTGCTAGCCACTATTAGTAAACTTGTAAGCTATATGGACGGAAGCGGCATCGTGCCTAGTAAACATCAGGGATTTACGGAACTGCTTGCCCACATAGACGCCTGCTTGGGTCTTGGGCTGTCGCACCGTGAAGATATTACCGAAGCTCAATCGAAATTAATGCACAAACGAGAAGAAGCGAGGCTAGCAGGGGAATACGGTGAATCTGATAAAATCCGCAATCAGCTGGCTAAAGACGGGTTAGTAATCAACGACACCCCTTATGGGCCGCGCTGGCACCGCGAGTAA